A DNA window from Corallococcus soli contains the following coding sequences:
- the kdpF gene encoding K(+)-transporting ATPase subunit F, whose product MTFEYVAGTALAVLLSVYLVYALLRPERF is encoded by the coding sequence ATGACCTTCGAATACGTCGCCGGGACCGCGCTCGCGGTCCTGCTGTCCGTCTACCTCGTCTACGCCCTGCTCCGGCCGGAGCGCTTCTGA